The following coding sequences are from one Streptomyces sp. NBC_01232 window:
- a CDS encoding protein phosphatase 2C domain-containing protein yields MSQQGADDWWQKLYEGPDAGAEPDPGDTLDNRFRSAAGVTTDPATDPGGAPTPAPTPASGAARASGPVPDLAPDPGPPEPPRAPEPLVPGPRQGDAEPAPPAPPVPPPTRTPTLPTLPPPRDPRAGEATGYALGGVAVPPVPGPELPVRNWEPPRGEAWSAPAPAPSSGPAADPGRAATPEREREAQPEAETEAEPGPSTAGPAAVRPEVSHLGDRAPTYAPEPGALPPADPAALDGLTPDTVLEGARYGTYTLRAASLRGDSARYRGESRRDFLLTARFGSGDDALILVALAGGDRAAPGAAEAAAELCRTVASAVGRSQDRLADDIRAGNRDALRSGLQRLTDRGYGRLRARAAELGLAESAYTAGLRGLLLPVDPQCRTRVCFGAGAGGLFRLRSGQWQDLEPAGQAVDAEGGFRFRAAVARPGDTLLLCSGGLAEPMREEAAFPAELAARWAGEEPPGLAAFLADTQLRLKGYADDRTAAAIWEA; encoded by the coding sequence ATGAGTCAGCAGGGCGCGGACGACTGGTGGCAGAAGCTCTACGAGGGCCCTGACGCGGGAGCGGAACCCGACCCGGGGGACACCCTGGACAACCGGTTCCGCTCGGCGGCGGGCGTGACGACGGATCCGGCAACGGACCCGGGCGGGGCACCGACCCCGGCACCGACCCCGGCTTCGGGTGCGGCGCGGGCTTCGGGTCCGGTGCCGGACCTGGCGCCGGACCCCGGCCCGCCGGAACCTCCGCGCGCCCCGGAGCCGCTCGTGCCCGGCCCCCGGCAGGGGGACGCGGAGCCGGCGCCGCCCGCGCCGCCGGTCCCGCCCCCGACGCGCACCCCGACCCTGCCCACCCTCCCGCCGCCGCGCGACCCCCGGGCGGGCGAGGCCACCGGGTATGCCCTCGGGGGCGTGGCCGTACCGCCCGTGCCGGGCCCCGAGCTGCCGGTACGGAACTGGGAGCCCCCGCGCGGGGAGGCCTGGTCAGCCCCCGCCCCCGCCCCCTCCTCGGGGCCGGCCGCGGATCCGGGGCGCGCGGCGACGCCCGAGCGCGAGCGAGAAGCCCAGCCCGAGGCCGAGACCGAGGCCGAGCCAGGGCCCTCGACCGCCGGGCCGGCGGCCGTCCGGCCCGAGGTGTCCCACCTGGGCGACCGCGCACCCACCTACGCCCCCGAACCGGGGGCCCTCCCTCCCGCCGACCCGGCAGCCCTCGACGGGCTGACCCCGGACACCGTCCTGGAGGGCGCCCGCTACGGCACCTACACCCTGCGCGCCGCCTCCCTGCGCGGGGACTCCGCCCGCTACCGCGGCGAATCCCGCCGCGACTTCCTGCTCACCGCGCGCTTCGGCAGCGGCGACGACGCGCTGATCCTGGTGGCCCTCGCGGGCGGGGACCGGGCGGCCCCCGGCGCCGCCGAGGCCGCCGCCGAACTGTGCCGCACGGTCGCGTCCGCCGTCGGGCGCAGCCAGGACAGGCTGGCCGACGACATCCGCGCCGGGAACCGCGACGCCCTGCGCTCGGGCCTCCAGCGCCTCACCGACCGCGGCTACGGGCGACTGCGGGCCCGCGCCGCCGAGCTCGGGCTCGCGGAGTCGGCGTACACCGCGGGACTGCGCGGGCTGCTGCTCCCGGTGGACCCGCAGTGCCGCACCCGGGTGTGCTTCGGCGCCGGCGCGGGTGGTCTGTTCCGGCTCCGCTCGGGGCAGTGGCAGGACCTGGAGCCCGCCGGGCAGGCCGTGGATGCCGAGGGCGGCTTCCGGTTCCGCGCGGCCGTGGCCCGGCCGGGGGACACCCTGCTGCTGTGCTCCGGTGGCCTGGCTGAGCCCATGCGCGAGGAGGCCGCCTTCCCGGCGGAGCTCGCCGCGCGCTGGGCCGGAGAGGAGCCACCCGGCCTCGCGGCCTTCCTCGCGGACACCCAGCTCCGCCTCAAGGGCTACGCCGACGACCGTACGGCTGCCGCGATCTGGGAGGCGTGA
- a CDS encoding ATP-binding protein has protein sequence MPREPSADEDGGAVDTLRITRSVRRADLKAVGEVRRALRELMRHRCRTDAAEVAELLITELVTNALVHTDRGAEVHASLAATRLRVEVRDYAARRPRPYVPTADDGTHGRGLVLVQALADDWGVDATAPGSGKVVWFELDARRDAPYDGGPA, from the coding sequence GTGCCGCGCGAGCCGTCCGCCGACGAGGACGGGGGCGCGGTGGACACGCTGCGGATCACCCGGAGCGTACGCCGGGCCGACCTGAAGGCCGTGGGTGAAGTCCGCCGGGCATTACGGGAGTTGATGCGCCACCGGTGCCGGACCGACGCCGCGGAGGTGGCCGAGCTGCTGATCACCGAGCTCGTCACCAACGCCCTCGTCCACACCGACCGGGGCGCGGAGGTGCACGCGAGTCTCGCCGCCACCCGCTTACGGGTGGAGGTCCGGGACTACGCCGCACGCAGACCCCGGCCGTACGTACCGACCGCCGACGACGGTACGCACGGCCGGGGGCTCGTGCTGGTACAGGCGCTCGCCGACGACTGGGGCGTGGACGCGACAGCCCCGGGCAGCGGCAAGGTGGTGTGGTTCGAGCTCGACGCACGGCGCGACGCGCCGTACGACGGAGGGCCCGCCTGA
- a CDS encoding DUF2637 domain-containing protein: MRLTDISLDWLLPGSLLILGVLAAVAVLARGKRESEKAAADDSWERSEERRRRKEAVYGTASYVLLFCCAAVAAALSFHGLVGFGRQNLNLTGGWEYLVPFGLDGAAMFCSVLAVREASHGDAALGSRMLVWLFAGAAAWFNWVHAPRGLGHDGAPQFFAGMSLSAAVLFDRALKQTRRAALREQGLIPRPLPQIRMVRWLRAPRETFGAWSLMLLEGVRTLDEAVDEVREDKKEREQDRHRRRDQNRLDRARIKALGRQNRAFGRSRGRQVELPELTQGAGSAPVGAEPAIPESGQLPLRRRPSLQAVNGTESLEVTGPRTVDLTAEDDTQTIPRLDSLERKLKDLEQQFG, from the coding sequence ATGAGACTGACCGACATATCGCTGGACTGGCTGCTGCCCGGCAGCCTGCTGATCCTGGGCGTACTTGCGGCAGTTGCGGTACTGGCCCGTGGCAAGCGCGAGAGCGAGAAGGCCGCGGCCGACGACAGCTGGGAGCGCAGCGAGGAACGGCGGCGGCGCAAGGAAGCCGTCTACGGGACCGCGTCGTACGTCCTGCTCTTCTGCTGCGCGGCGGTCGCCGCCGCGCTCTCCTTCCACGGACTGGTCGGCTTCGGCCGGCAGAACCTCAACCTCACCGGAGGCTGGGAGTACCTGGTCCCCTTCGGCCTCGACGGCGCCGCGATGTTCTGCTCGGTGCTCGCCGTGCGCGAGGCCAGCCACGGCGACGCGGCCCTCGGCTCGCGCATGCTCGTCTGGCTGTTCGCGGGCGCGGCCGCCTGGTTCAACTGGGTGCACGCCCCGCGGGGCCTGGGACACGACGGGGCCCCGCAGTTCTTCGCGGGGATGTCACTCTCGGCGGCCGTCCTGTTCGACCGCGCCCTCAAGCAGACCCGCCGGGCGGCGCTGCGCGAACAGGGCCTGATCCCGCGGCCGTTGCCGCAGATCCGGATGGTCCGCTGGCTGCGGGCCCCCCGGGAGACCTTCGGCGCGTGGTCGCTCATGCTGCTGGAGGGGGTCCGCACGCTCGACGAGGCCGTGGACGAGGTGCGCGAGGACAAGAAGGAGCGGGAGCAGGACCGGCACCGCAGGCGCGATCAGAACCGGCTGGACCGGGCGCGCATCAAGGCGCTGGGCCGGCAGAACCGGGCGTTCGGGCGGTCGCGCGGCCGCCAGGTCGAGCTCCCGGAACTCACGCAGGGAGCGGGCTCCGCGCCGGTCGGCGCGGAGCCGGCCATACCGGAATCGGGACAGCTGCCACTACGACGCCGGCCCTCCCTGCAGGCCGTCAACGGAACCGAATCCCTTGAGGTGACCGGCCCCCGGACGGTGGACCTCACCGCCGAGGACGACACCCAGACCATTCCCCGGCTGGACTCGCTGGAGCGCAAACTGAAGGATCTGGAGCAGCAGTTCGGCTGA
- a CDS encoding (2Fe-2S)-binding protein, giving the protein MTVTTFPAVTTAPPGSAVADAFARLAEAYGGLKVIERTAHEPVPRGAGWVGADELAAGGPALDAFLAWDNAQVLRDYGTQARPDVIAGFGLHRYAWPACLLITLPWFLHRRVPRIPVTQVAFHRTLGRMSIHVGEFACLPDDPAAALPGARVVPDEEALREEVRAAVAQHLGPLLEGFGPRMRRGRRALWGMVTDEVVESLWYIGNLLGEEQRAMAELEALLPGSTAPYTGGAGFRTLTGPAGEELPTRDRAGCCFFYTIRPEDTCVTCPRTCDAERVTRLAATAA; this is encoded by the coding sequence ATGACCGTCACGACCTTCCCGGCCGTCACAACCGCCCCGCCCGGCTCTGCGGTGGCGGATGCGTTCGCCCGGCTGGCCGAGGCGTACGGCGGGCTGAAGGTGATCGAGCGAACCGCGCACGAACCCGTCCCTCGCGGTGCGGGATGGGTGGGCGCGGACGAGCTCGCGGCCGGCGGGCCGGCCCTGGACGCCTTCCTCGCCTGGGACAACGCCCAGGTCCTGCGGGACTACGGGACCCAGGCCCGCCCCGATGTGATCGCGGGGTTCGGGCTGCACCGGTACGCGTGGCCGGCCTGCCTGCTGATCACCCTGCCGTGGTTCCTGCACCGGCGGGTCCCCCGGATCCCGGTCACCCAGGTGGCCTTCCACCGGACGCTGGGCCGGATGAGCATCCACGTCGGGGAATTCGCCTGCCTGCCGGACGACCCGGCGGCCGCGCTCCCGGGGGCCCGTGTCGTGCCCGACGAGGAGGCGCTGCGCGAGGAGGTGCGGGCTGCGGTGGCCCAGCACCTCGGTCCGCTGCTGGAAGGTTTCGGCCCGCGCATGCGGCGCGGCCGCCGCGCCCTGTGGGGGATGGTGACCGACGAGGTCGTCGAAAGCCTCTGGTACATCGGCAATCTGCTCGGCGAGGAGCAGCGGGCCATGGCCGAGCTGGAGGCGCTCCTGCCCGGCTCGACCGCCCCGTACACGGGAGGCGCGGGGTTCCGTACGCTCACGGGGCCCGCCGGCGAGGAGCTGCCCACCCGGGACCGGGCCGGCTGCTGCTTCTTCTACACCATTCGCCCCGAGGACACCTGCGTCACCTGCCCCCGCACCTGCGACGCCGAGCGGGTCACCCGGCTCGCGGCGACCGCCGCCTGA
- a CDS encoding GntR family transcriptional regulator has protein sequence MRTPSPRAPSPILRTGRDPEEDRVHETARARVPAQSRKVMRHSVRGQVLDALRAALVDGELVPGEIYSGPALGERFGVSATPVREAMQQLAVEGAVECLPNRGFRVLSRTPRELAELAEVRALLEVPVMLRLARTVPADAWEALRPVAAATAEAAAAGDLPGYAEADRDFHRAVLRLAGNDQLVQVAEELHRRAQWPLPGAPRVRRADLVADAAEHSALLEALIARDLPVVESLVREHFAGSPA, from the coding sequence ATCCGCACCCCCTCCCCGCGCGCCCCGTCACCTATTCTCAGGACAGGTCGAGACCCGGAGGAGGACCGAGTGCACGAAACGGCCCGCGCCCGGGTACCGGCACAAAGCCGGAAGGTGATGCGCCATTCGGTGCGCGGTCAGGTGCTCGACGCGCTGCGCGCGGCCCTGGTCGACGGAGAGCTGGTGCCCGGCGAGATCTACTCGGGCCCGGCCCTGGGCGAGCGCTTCGGGGTCTCCGCGACCCCCGTGCGCGAGGCGATGCAGCAGCTGGCCGTGGAGGGGGCGGTGGAATGCCTGCCCAACCGCGGCTTCCGCGTCCTCTCCCGCACCCCGCGGGAGCTCGCCGAGCTGGCCGAGGTACGGGCGCTGCTCGAGGTCCCCGTGATGCTGAGGCTGGCCCGTACGGTGCCGGCGGACGCCTGGGAGGCGCTGCGGCCGGTCGCGGCCGCGACGGCCGAGGCGGCCGCGGCCGGTGACCTGCCGGGGTACGCGGAGGCGGACCGGGACTTCCACCGGGCCGTGCTGCGACTGGCCGGCAACGACCAGCTCGTACAGGTGGCGGAGGAGCTCCACCGCCGCGCCCAGTGGCCCCTGCCGGGCGCCCCGCGGGTTCGCCGGGCCGATCTCGTCGCCGACGCGGCGGAGCACTCGGCGCTGCTGGAGGCCCTGATCGCGCGGGACCTCCCGGTGGTGGAGTCCCTGGTCCGCGAACACTTCGCGGGCTCCCCGGCCTGA
- a CDS encoding PucR family transcriptional regulator, giving the protein MRLRALLETEALGLRLLGGEGELDRTVRGVMTTDLRDPSRYLSGGELVLTGLAWRRNSADSEPFVRILASAGVAGLAAGEAELGAIPDDLVSACVRNRLPLFAVNEDVAFATITEYVVRQVSGERAGDLAAVVDRHRRLMTSGPAGGGPDVVLDLLTTDLDLRAWVLSPTGRQIAGAGEPLAPGVCAALASEHLAAVRTGRRGPHRISIQGITYSLFPIRGHGRGAAGPAARDVRETVLSDWLLAVEADAGDWPAERLDLLQGVTQLIAVERDRRDAARTVRRRLAQEVLELVQTGAPPAEIAARLRVAAPVLLPGLGAAPHWQVVVARVDWDGGDIPGGPVAQSLLEEILVDPSVSGPEPSDRIAVAHAGDEAIALVPLPSLSGDAGEDKGPDSALHADELLAAVRDPLAAGLADDGRLTLGVSAAVHSAEGLRGALEEARHARRVAAARPGRVCAAGHHELASHVLLLPFVPDDVRRAFTARLLDPLRDYDRRHRAELIPTLEAFLDCDGSWTRCATRLHLHVNTLRYRVGRIEQLTGRDLSRLEDKLDFFLALRMS; this is encoded by the coding sequence ATGCGGCTGCGCGCACTGCTGGAAACCGAGGCGCTGGGGCTGCGGCTGCTCGGCGGCGAGGGTGAACTCGACCGGACGGTCCGCGGGGTCATGACGACCGACCTGCGGGATCCCAGCCGGTACCTGTCGGGGGGCGAGCTGGTCCTTACTGGCCTGGCCTGGAGACGAAATTCAGCCGACTCCGAGCCATTCGTACGAATCCTGGCGAGTGCGGGCGTCGCCGGGCTCGCCGCGGGCGAGGCGGAGCTGGGAGCGATCCCGGACGATCTTGTTTCGGCCTGCGTGCGCAACCGGCTGCCGCTGTTCGCCGTGAACGAGGACGTTGCATTCGCCACGATCACCGAGTACGTCGTCCGGCAGGTCTCGGGAGAGCGTGCGGGTGACCTCGCGGCCGTCGTGGACCGCCATCGCCGCCTGATGACCTCGGGTCCGGCCGGCGGCGGCCCCGATGTGGTGCTGGATCTGCTCACCACCGACCTCGATCTCCGGGCCTGGGTGCTGTCCCCCACGGGCCGGCAGATCGCCGGGGCGGGCGAGCCGCTGGCGCCGGGCGTGTGCGCAGCACTGGCGAGCGAGCACCTTGCGGCGGTCCGGACGGGCCGCAGGGGGCCGCATCGGATCTCCATCCAGGGTATTACGTACTCGCTCTTCCCGATCAGGGGACACGGCCGCGGCGCCGCAGGTCCGGCCGCCCGCGACGTGCGCGAGACGGTCCTGTCGGACTGGCTGCTGGCCGTCGAGGCGGACGCGGGCGACTGGCCCGCCGAGCGCCTGGATCTGCTGCAGGGCGTCACCCAGCTGATCGCCGTGGAACGGGACCGGCGCGACGCGGCCCGCACGGTGCGGCGCCGCCTCGCACAGGAGGTCCTGGAACTGGTCCAGACGGGTGCCCCGCCCGCCGAGATCGCCGCCCGTCTGCGGGTGGCCGCCCCGGTGCTGCTGCCCGGGCTGGGCGCCGCCCCGCACTGGCAGGTCGTCGTGGCCCGGGTGGACTGGGACGGCGGGGACATCCCCGGCGGCCCGGTGGCCCAGTCGCTGCTGGAGGAGATCCTCGTCGACCCGTCGGTCTCGGGGCCCGAGCCCTCGGACCGGATCGCGGTCGCCCATGCGGGCGACGAGGCCATCGCCCTGGTACCGCTGCCGTCGCTGTCCGGGGACGCCGGGGAGGACAAGGGCCCGGACTCCGCCCTGCACGCCGACGAGCTGCTCGCGGCCGTACGGGACCCCCTGGCCGCCGGTCTGGCCGACGACGGCCGGCTCACGCTCGGCGTCAGCGCGGCCGTGCACTCCGCCGAGGGGCTGCGCGGGGCGCTGGAGGAGGCCCGGCACGCCCGCCGGGTGGCCGCGGCACGCCCGGGCCGGGTCTGCGCGGCGGGCCACCACGAGCTGGCCTCGCACGTGCTGCTGCTGCCGTTCGTCCCGGACGACGTCCGCCGTGCCTTCACGGCCCGGCTGCTGGACCCGCTGCGGGACTACGACCGGCGTCACCGCGCGGAGCTCATCCCGACGCTGGAGGCCTTCCTCGACTGCGACGGTTCCTGGACCCGCTGCGCGACGCGCCTGCACCTGCACGTCAACACGCTGCGCTACCGCGTCGGGCGAATCGAGCAGTTGACGGGCCGGGACCTGTCCCGGCTGGAGGACAAGCTCGACTTCTTCCTCGCACTGCGGATGAGCTGA
- a CDS encoding FAD binding domain-containing protein, which translates to MDFLRPASWEEALAAKAEFPSAVPIAGGTDVMVEINFDHRRPEYLLDLNRIGLLREWEVGEDVVRLGASVPYTQIMENLRTELPGLALASHTVASPQIRNRGGVGGNLGCASPAGDSHPALLAAGAEVEVESVRGSRLIPIDEFYTGVKRNALAADELIKTVHVKKADGPQQYSKVGSRNAMVIAVCAFGLALHPDTRTVRTGIGSAAPTPIRAKAAEEFLNAALEEGGFWESGKVITPSIAKQFGDLASGAANPIDDVRGTAKYRRHAVGIMARRQLVWTWEQYRGTGNGRSLEGAA; encoded by the coding sequence ATGGACTTCCTTCGCCCCGCCAGCTGGGAGGAGGCGCTCGCCGCTAAGGCCGAGTTCCCCTCAGCTGTGCCGATTGCGGGTGGCACCGACGTGATGGTCGAGATCAACTTCGACCACCGCCGGCCGGAGTACCTCCTGGACCTGAACCGCATCGGTCTGCTGCGGGAGTGGGAGGTCGGCGAGGATGTGGTTCGCCTGGGCGCCTCCGTCCCGTACACGCAGATCATGGAGAACCTCCGTACGGAGCTTCCGGGACTCGCGCTCGCCTCGCACACGGTCGCGTCCCCGCAGATCCGCAACCGTGGCGGTGTCGGCGGCAACCTCGGTTGCGCCTCGCCGGCCGGTGACTCCCACCCCGCGCTGCTCGCGGCGGGCGCCGAGGTCGAGGTGGAGTCCGTACGCGGCTCCCGCCTCATCCCGATCGACGAGTTCTACACCGGCGTCAAGCGCAACGCGCTCGCCGCCGACGAGCTCATCAAGACCGTCCACGTCAAGAAGGCGGACGGACCCCAGCAGTACTCCAAGGTCGGCTCCCGCAACGCGATGGTCATCGCGGTCTGCGCGTTCGGCCTGGCGCTGCACCCGGACACCCGCACGGTCCGCACCGGCATCGGCTCGGCCGCGCCGACCCCGATCCGTGCGAAGGCCGCCGAGGAGTTCCTGAACGCCGCGCTCGAAGAGGGCGGCTTCTGGGAGTCCGGCAAGGTCATCACCCCGTCGATCGCCAAGCAGTTCGGTGACCTCGCCTCCGGCGCGGCCAACCCGATCGACGACGTCCGCGGCACGGCGAAGTACCGCCGTCACGCGGTCGGCATCATGGCTCGCCGCCAGCTCGTCTGGACCTGGGAGCAGTACCGCGGTACCGGCAACGGCCGCTCGCTTGAAGGGGCTGCGTAA
- a CDS encoding (2Fe-2S)-binding protein → MRVNFTVNGRQQEADDVWEGESLLYVLRERLGLPGSKNACEQGECGSCTVRLDGVPVCSCLVAVGQVEGRDVVTVEGLADFSKQRDEHGHGGACGTGGGCGSKGVSLDAAKQWQAKPGDSQTGEGTPLSNIQQAFIDAGAVQCGFCTPGLLIQADALLEENSSPSDQDIREALSGNLCRCTGYEKILDAVRLAAARQGEAV, encoded by the coding sequence ATGCGCGTCAATTTCACGGTCAACGGCCGTCAGCAGGAAGCCGACGATGTGTGGGAGGGCGAGTCCCTTCTCTACGTCCTGCGTGAGCGTCTGGGCCTGCCGGGCTCGAAGAACGCCTGTGAGCAGGGCGAGTGCGGTTCCTGCACCGTCCGCCTCGACGGCGTACCGGTCTGTTCCTGTCTCGTGGCGGTCGGCCAGGTCGAGGGTCGCGACGTCGTGACCGTCGAGGGTCTGGCGGACTTCTCCAAGCAGCGTGACGAGCACGGTCACGGCGGTGCCTGCGGCACCGGCGGCGGTTGCGGCAGCAAGGGCGTGTCCCTGGACGCGGCCAAGCAGTGGCAGGCCAAGCCGGGCGACTCGCAGACCGGCGAGGGCACCCCGCTCTCCAACATCCAGCAGGCGTTCATCGACGCCGGTGCCGTGCAGTGCGGTTTCTGCACCCCGGGTCTGCTCATCCAGGCGGACGCGCTCCTGGAGGAGAACTCCTCCCCGTCCGACCAGGACATCCGTGAGGCCCTGTCCGGCAACCTCTGCCGCTGCACGGGCTACGAGAAGATCCTCGACGCGGTCCGCCTCGCGGCCGCCCGTCAGGGAGAGGCGGTCTGA